From the genome of Sandaracinaceae bacterium, one region includes:
- a CDS encoding general secretion pathway protein GspK, whose product MTARRHTPRGFAPLARSADSRAHARRTRPRSAQGDPREKGIALIIAITAITILSVLLADLHETTGAAFATSAQERDSLRAEYMAKSGLNLTRLLVANEPAIRQVVLPIYQAMVGRPPPQLPVWTYADLLLRPFCRNDRAGQAAREQAEADGEPAEVPFDFGTTQGLDGTPGRCEIVALAENSKINVNQPLNLTGDDARRSVAMQVFAMVGGYQQPSPFDPLFGRQDADGQFSSRQDIVSGMIDWWDGDTDQTTFDPGAGTVDNQGSEDNPYRRFDDPYDPKNAPFDSLEELRLLRGVGDDFWATFIEPRQDDPEARAVTIYGSGSVNPNEAPPEVLLARVCSIIPQQTLCTDPGEAAKFIQLTNTARSIIQVPFFTRSSDFLNFLEGRGGSRDLYPMLRGFLGEDNPLLFTPVTIPQTARADLDRSFVTAARILTIRVTGSSGRARVRLNTVMNFHDRWTPPPPNGGSMPGLGIFHYYRVD is encoded by the coding sequence ATGACCGCCCGCCGCCACACCCCGCGCGGGTTCGCCCCGCTCGCACGCTCCGCCGACTCGCGCGCCCACGCGCGGCGGACGCGTCCGCGCAGCGCGCAGGGGGACCCGCGAGAGAAGGGCATCGCGCTCATCATCGCCATCACGGCCATCACCATCCTGTCGGTGCTGCTGGCCGACCTGCACGAGACCACCGGCGCGGCCTTCGCGACCTCTGCGCAGGAGCGCGACTCGCTGCGCGCCGAGTACATGGCCAAGAGCGGCCTCAACCTGACGCGCCTGCTCGTCGCGAACGAGCCTGCCATTCGGCAGGTGGTGCTGCCCATCTATCAGGCGATGGTCGGCCGCCCGCCGCCGCAGCTGCCCGTGTGGACCTACGCCGACCTGCTGCTGCGCCCCTTCTGTCGGAACGACCGCGCGGGCCAGGCGGCGCGCGAACAGGCCGAGGCGGACGGCGAGCCCGCCGAGGTGCCGTTCGACTTCGGCACCACGCAGGGCCTCGACGGCACCCCGGGGCGCTGCGAGATCGTCGCGCTGGCCGAGAACTCCAAGATCAACGTCAACCAGCCGCTGAACCTGACCGGCGACGACGCGCGCCGCAGCGTGGCCATGCAGGTGTTCGCGATGGTGGGCGGCTACCAGCAGCCGAGCCCCTTCGACCCGCTCTTCGGCCGCCAGGACGCGGACGGTCAGTTCTCGTCGCGTCAGGACATCGTGTCCGGGATGATCGACTGGTGGGACGGCGACACCGACCAGACCACGTTCGACCCGGGCGCCGGCACCGTCGACAACCAGGGGAGCGAGGACAACCCCTACCGGCGCTTCGACGACCCCTACGACCCCAAGAACGCACCCTTCGACTCGCTCGAGGAGCTCCGCTTGCTGCGCGGCGTGGGCGACGACTTCTGGGCCACGTTCATCGAGCCACGGCAGGACGACCCCGAGGCGCGCGCGGTGACCATCTACGGCAGCGGCTCCGTGAACCCGAACGAGGCGCCTCCCGAGGTGCTGCTCGCGCGCGTGTGCTCGATCATCCCGCAGCAGACGCTGTGTACGGACCCGGGCGAAGCCGCCAAGTTCATCCAGCTGACGAACACGGCGCGCAGCATCATCCAGGTGCCCTTCTTCACGCGCTCCAGCGACTTCCTCAACTTCCTCGAGGGGCGCGGCGGTTCGCGTGACCTCTACCCCATGCTGCGTGGCTTCCTCGGCGAGGACAACCCGCTGCTCTTCACGCCCGTGACCATCCCCCAGACCGCGCGCGCGGACCTCGACCGCTCGTTCGTCACCGCGGCACGCATCCTCACCATCCGCGTCACCGGTAGCTCGGGCCGCGCGCGGGTCAGACTGAACACCGTCATGAACTTCCACGACCGCTGGACCCCTCCCCCGCCCAACGGCGGCTCCATGCCGGGCCTCGGCATCTTTCACTACTACCGGGTGGACTGA
- a CDS encoding prepilin-type N-terminal cleavage/methylation domain-containing protein — MRVSRGMTLIEAMIAITIMGIVATMVWTAFSQTSRSKARVEADLDRMHVIQMALERMARELSMAYVSTHRPSSPALLTVHTAFIGHDHSGHDRVDFTSFSHQRLYRNAHESDQNELSYFVTRDPEDSRRQVLARREQNRIDDDPTRGGQVEIMVEDIHSFDLEYLDPTSKEWVRSWDTTQGTGQVNRLPSQVRITLEVPHPRDRNRTVTYGTRASLPMVWALNHASYNP; from the coding sequence ATGCGCGTGTCGCGCGGCATGACGCTCATCGAAGCGATGATCGCCATCACGATCATGGGCATCGTCGCGACCATGGTGTGGACCGCGTTCTCGCAGACGTCGCGCAGCAAGGCGCGCGTCGAGGCAGACCTGGATCGTATGCACGTCATCCAGATGGCCCTCGAGCGCATGGCGCGCGAGCTGAGCATGGCCTACGTGTCGACGCACCGCCCCAGCAGCCCGGCGCTGCTCACGGTGCACACCGCGTTCATCGGGCACGACCACAGCGGCCACGACCGCGTCGACTTCACGTCCTTCTCACATCAGCGCCTGTACCGGAACGCGCACGAGAGCGACCAGAACGAGCTCAGCTACTTCGTCACGCGCGACCCCGAGGACAGCCGCCGGCAGGTGCTGGCGCGGCGCGAGCAGAACCGCATCGACGACGACCCCACACGTGGGGGTCAGGTCGAGATCATGGTGGAGGACATCCACTCCTTCGACCTCGAGTACCTGGATCCCACCAGCAAGGAGTGGGTGCGCAGCTGGGACACCACCCAGGGCACGGGCCAGGTCAACCGCCTACCGTCGCAGGTGCGCATCACCCTCGAGGTGCCGCACCCACGCGACCGCAACCGGACCGTGACCTACGGCACACGCGCCTCGCTGCCGATGGTGTGGGCCCTCAACCACGCCAGCTACAACCCATGA
- a CDS encoding type II secretion system protein, translating to MTRRALTAGFTLLEVMVAVAILALSLTAIFSSQVGAMRTAARSRNISTASLLARCKMGEVEEQIANEGLPAIDDHGRDECCEGAEMPGFRCEWHIDRVVLPSDMGGGEDGATAGLPGMGDDEGPALAMGDFLGGGTDTSGLAEMAIGIAYPVLKPHIEEQVRRVTVEVFYTEGETERSFDVVQYVVGEQPPAAPDAGETTTP from the coding sequence ATGACGCGGCGTGCCCTCACCGCTGGTTTCACGCTGCTCGAGGTGATGGTCGCCGTCGCGATCCTGGCGCTGTCGCTCACGGCGATCTTCTCGAGTCAGGTGGGCGCCATGCGCACCGCCGCCCGCTCACGGAACATCAGCACCGCGTCGCTGCTGGCGCGCTGCAAGATGGGCGAGGTGGAGGAGCAGATCGCGAACGAGGGCCTGCCCGCCATCGACGATCACGGGCGTGACGAGTGCTGCGAGGGGGCCGAGATGCCGGGCTTCCGTTGCGAGTGGCACATCGACCGGGTGGTGCTCCCGAGCGACATGGGTGGCGGCGAGGACGGCGCGACCGCCGGCCTGCCCGGCATGGGCGACGACGAGGGTCCCGCGCTCGCAATGGGTGACTTCCTCGGCGGCGGCACGGACACGTCGGGTCTGGCCGAGATGGCCATCGGCATCGCGTACCCCGTGCTCAAACCGCACATCGAAGAACAGGTACGGCGCGTGACCGTGGAGGTCTTCTACACGGAGGGCGAAACTGAGCGCAGCTTCGACGTGGTGCAGTACGTGGTGGGCGAGCAACCGCCCGCGGCCCCTGACGCCGGGGAGACGACGACACCATGA
- a CDS encoding prepilin-type N-terminal cleavage/methylation domain-containing protein, whose translation MTLIEVMIVVVIMALAAGGATIALNSVTRAKLRSACVRTVAGARFAYHRSVVRGRTVRMVLDIDSGSLSFEEADGRVFLARTDDDTRVELDETDGDLAAVDPWSAAQARLVDTFTPSFGRSPFGPISNEDGEALARYQPQALGDNIRILRVMTPHEEEPREAGRASIYFFPGGRTQQAVIHLADSSDRVFSVVIHPLTGRGRIYNYAYEPEELSDEGPQEVRDPG comes from the coding sequence ATGACGCTGATCGAGGTCATGATCGTGGTGGTGATCATGGCGCTCGCGGCGGGAGGCGCGACCATCGCCCTCAACTCGGTGACCCGCGCCAAGCTGCGCTCGGCGTGCGTCCGCACGGTGGCCGGCGCGCGCTTCGCGTACCATCGCTCCGTCGTACGCGGGCGGACAGTGCGCATGGTGCTCGACATCGACTCGGGCAGCCTGTCGTTCGAGGAGGCGGACGGCCGGGTGTTCCTGGCGCGGACGGACGACGACACGCGCGTGGAGCTGGACGAGACGGACGGAGACCTGGCCGCCGTGGACCCGTGGTCGGCTGCGCAGGCGCGCCTGGTGGACACCTTCACGCCCAGCTTCGGGCGCTCACCCTTCGGGCCCATCTCCAACGAGGACGGCGAGGCTCTCGCCCGCTACCAGCCGCAGGCCCTGGGCGACAACATCCGCATCCTGCGGGTCATGACCCCGCACGAAGAGGAGCCCCGTGAAGCGGGGCGCGCGTCCATCTACTTCTTCCCCGGAGGCCGCACGCAGCAGGCGGTGATCCACCTCGCAGACAGCTCGGACCGCGTGTTCTCGGTGGTCATCCACCCGCTGACGGGCCGCGGGCGCATCTACAACTACGCCTACGAGCCCGAGGAGCTGTCCGACGAGGGCCCGCAGGAAGTGAGGGACCCGGGATGA
- a CDS encoding type II secretion system protein GspG, translating into MTRPNAPVALTPALPAPSPRARGLARLARLVRARSTRGMTLVEIMIVVVIMALMATAVGVAVIPRLQRARVTQTRTDAMTVTSAAQQYFIENPGEGCPTMEDLAGGYLSSSTRLKDAWDNDFSIECSGSEVTVHSAGPDGNMGTEDDI; encoded by the coding sequence ATGACCCGCCCGAACGCCCCCGTTGCCCTCACCCCCGCCCTCCCCGCGCCCTCCCCGCGTGCACGGGGCCTGGCCCGCCTGGCGCGCCTCGTCCGTGCCCGCAGCACGCGCGGCATGACGCTGGTCGAGATCATGATCGTCGTCGTGATCATGGCGCTCATGGCCACCGCCGTGGGCGTGGCCGTCATCCCGCGCCTGCAGCGCGCGCGCGTCACGCAGACCCGCACGGACGCCATGACCGTCACGAGCGCGGCGCAGCAGTACTTCATCGAAAACCCCGGCGAGGGCTGCCCCACCATGGAGGACCTCGCAGGCGGCTACCTCAGCAGCAGCACGCGCCTCAAGGACGCGTGGGACAACGACTTCAGCATCGAGTGCAGCGGCAGCGAAGTGACGGTGCACTCCGCCGGGCCCGACGGGAACATGGGCACGGAAGACGACATCTGA
- a CDS encoding type II secretion system protein GspG translates to MARRRQQASSVRLPWEDRRGIRRFLERSRLSVVLGLLVLGVLALLVTRAAANRQRRSDTRATIGQIHRAVSRFRADLGRCPRNMTEMLHPPRGRMTYLHGEPRDAWGNAILLTCPAPDDPDTQEVVSAGPSGDFLVDDNIQ, encoded by the coding sequence ATGGCTCGCAGGCGACAACAAGCAAGCTCGGTGCGGCTCCCCTGGGAGGACCGCCGTGGCATCCGTCGCTTCCTCGAGCGCTCGCGCCTGAGCGTCGTGCTGGGGCTGCTGGTGCTGGGGGTGCTGGCGCTGCTCGTCACGCGCGCCGCCGCCAACCGGCAGCGCCGCAGCGACACGCGCGCGACCATCGGGCAGATCCACCGGGCAGTGTCACGCTTCCGCGCCGACCTGGGGCGCTGTCCGCGCAACATGACCGAGATGCTGCACCCGCCCCGCGGGCGCATGACCTATCTGCACGGCGAGCCCCGCGACGCGTGGGGCAACGCCATCCTGTTGACGTGCCCCGCGCCGGACGACCCAGACACCCAGGAGGTGGTGTCCGCGGGCCCGAGCGGCGACTTCCTCGTCGACGACAACATCCAGTAG
- the gspF gene encoding type II secretion system inner membrane protein GspF, whose product MAVYAYRGIDAKGKNVKGVRDADNAKAVRALLRKEGILATEVLEKADAAKRAAREVDFKKYFNRLGTMEVAVATRQLAILLRSGIPLVEGLTALIDQVEHPELKAAFTEARNRVNEGEAFADALKAHPKVFPNLFVNMVAAGEASGTLEVVLARLADFLENQAKLKGKVGSAMAYPAFMTIMSLGIMAVMMTVVVPKVTGIFEDFEQALPWYTEVMIFVSKVLTDYWWALLGMIIGGVVWFRRWLATEAGRAKFDHLSLRVPLFGKLLVMVAVTRFARTLATLLRSGVPVLRAMEITRNVLGNQELMAVIDVARESVREGEGLAKPLKASGAFPPIVTHMIAIGERSGQLEEMLENVAVAYDQQIEVRVQAMTAMLEPLIIVFMGAGSGGIAFSILMPLMQISEFVQ is encoded by the coding sequence GTGGCCGTCTATGCGTACAGAGGCATCGACGCCAAGGGCAAGAACGTCAAGGGCGTGCGTGACGCGGACAACGCCAAGGCCGTGCGGGCCCTCTTGCGCAAAGAGGGCATCCTCGCCACCGAGGTGCTCGAGAAGGCCGACGCCGCCAAGCGCGCCGCGCGCGAGGTGGACTTCAAGAAGTACTTCAATCGACTCGGCACCATGGAGGTCGCCGTGGCGACGCGGCAGCTGGCCATCCTGCTGCGCAGCGGCATCCCGCTCGTCGAGGGCCTGACCGCGCTCATCGATCAGGTCGAGCACCCCGAGCTGAAGGCGGCCTTCACGGAGGCACGCAACCGCGTCAACGAAGGTGAGGCGTTCGCCGACGCCCTCAAGGCGCACCCGAAGGTCTTCCCCAACCTGTTCGTGAACATGGTGGCGGCGGGCGAGGCGTCGGGCACGCTCGAGGTGGTCTTGGCGCGCCTGGCCGACTTCCTGGAGAACCAGGCCAAGCTCAAGGGGAAGGTGGGAAGCGCCATGGCCTACCCGGCGTTCATGACGATCATGAGCCTCGGGATCATGGCGGTCATGATGACGGTGGTGGTGCCCAAGGTGACGGGCATCTTCGAGGACTTCGAGCAGGCGCTGCCCTGGTACACGGAGGTGATGATCTTCGTGAGCAAGGTGCTCACCGACTACTGGTGGGCGCTGCTGGGGATGATCATCGGCGGCGTCGTGTGGTTCCGCCGCTGGCTGGCCACCGAGGCCGGACGCGCCAAGTTCGACCACCTCTCGCTGCGCGTGCCTCTGTTCGGGAAGCTGCTGGTGATGGTGGCGGTCACGCGCTTCGCGCGCACCCTGGCCACGCTGCTGCGCAGCGGCGTACCCGTGCTGCGCGCCATGGAGATCACGCGCAACGTGCTCGGCAACCAAGAGCTGATGGCCGTGATCGACGTCGCCCGTGAGAGCGTGCGCGAGGGCGAGGGCCTGGCGAAGCCGCTCAAGGCCAGCGGCGCGTTCCCGCCGATCGTCACGCACATGATCGCCATCGGCGAGCGCTCCGGTCAGCTGGAGGAGATGCTCGAGAACGTCGCCGTGGCCTACGACCAGCAGATCGAGGTGCGGGTGCAGGCGATGACCGCGATGCTCGAGCCGCTCATCATCGTGTTCATGGGGGCCGGCTCGGGTGGCATCGCGTTCTCCATCCTCATGCCCCTCATGCAGATCTCCGAGTTCGTTCAGTGA
- the tadA gene encoding Flp pilus assembly complex ATPase component TadA translates to MNVDSQRFLGEILVRRGALSEAALVEALAKAEERDVPLKELLLAAQTVEEEILVKALADEMGMPFAREIAVGSVPEDLVAKVPIQFARHHRVVPMSDRGGRVQVAVSDPMDPYALDDLRALLGRKVQPIAVPAMAIDDAINRIYERRDEAALNEAKDNSDSEELLDIIDMTDEAPVIRWVNNLFFTSVRERASDIHIEPTDDKVVVRYRIDGKLVPWKEAHRGFLPSIVARVKIEAGLNIAEKRLPQDGRITKKIAGKVVDVRVSTIPTAKGERVTMRLLDKENVMLDLSDLGFARRQLESIKHLVHRPNGIVLVTGPTGSGKTTTLYGCLNMINEPDVNILTAEDPVEYELPGIGQLHVQPKIGLTFAAALRSFLRQDPDVIMVGEIRDQETAEIAVHASLTGHLVLSTLHTNDAPGAVTRLVEMGVERYNITTSVMAVLAQRLVRRLCPYCRVPYRPTTDHFLELGLEMDHLDETLADLRRAAASTVLGSDSAGVAKSSAEGELLFYQPSTNGCENCGHKGYRGRIGIYELMMLDDEVRKVILDPAADSKAIQRAARRNGMRVLREDGARQVIAGITSIEEVLAATQAGEM, encoded by the coding sequence GTGAACGTCGACTCACAGCGGTTCTTGGGTGAGATCCTGGTGCGCCGTGGGGCGCTCTCGGAGGCCGCGCTCGTGGAAGCGCTAGCCAAGGCCGAGGAGCGCGACGTGCCGCTCAAGGAGCTCTTGCTCGCCGCCCAGACGGTGGAGGAGGAGATCCTGGTCAAGGCGCTGGCCGACGAGATGGGCATGCCCTTCGCGCGCGAGATCGCGGTCGGCAGCGTGCCGGAGGACCTCGTCGCCAAGGTGCCCATCCAGTTCGCGCGCCACCACCGCGTGGTCCCCATGAGCGACCGCGGCGGGCGCGTGCAGGTGGCCGTCTCCGACCCGATGGACCCCTACGCTCTCGACGACCTGCGCGCGCTGCTGGGCCGCAAGGTCCAGCCCATCGCCGTCCCCGCGATGGCCATCGACGACGCCATCAACCGCATCTACGAGCGGCGCGACGAGGCGGCGCTCAACGAGGCGAAGGACAACAGCGACTCCGAGGAGCTGCTCGACATCATCGACATGACCGACGAGGCGCCGGTCATCCGCTGGGTCAACAACCTGTTCTTCACGTCCGTGCGCGAGCGCGCGTCCGACATCCACATCGAGCCCACCGACGACAAGGTCGTGGTGCGCTACCGCATCGACGGCAAGCTCGTGCCCTGGAAGGAGGCCCACCGCGGCTTCCTACCGTCCATCGTGGCGCGCGTGAAGATCGAGGCCGGGCTCAACATCGCCGAGAAGCGCCTCCCCCAAGACGGGCGCATCACGAAGAAGATCGCGGGCAAGGTGGTGGACGTGCGCGTCTCGACCATCCCGACGGCCAAGGGCGAGCGCGTCACGATGCGTCTGCTCGACAAAGAGAACGTCATGCTGGACCTCTCGGACCTCGGGTTCGCGAGGCGCCAGCTGGAGAGCATCAAGCACCTGGTGCACCGCCCGAACGGCATCGTGCTGGTCACGGGTCCCACGGGCTCCGGTAAGACCACCACGCTCTACGGCTGCTTGAACATGATCAACGAGCCGGACGTGAACATCCTGACGGCCGAGGATCCCGTCGAGTACGAGCTCCCCGGCATCGGCCAGCTGCACGTGCAGCCCAAGATCGGGCTCACCTTCGCGGCCGCGCTGCGCAGCTTCCTCCGTCAGGACCCGGACGTCATCATGGTCGGTGAGATCCGCGACCAGGAGACGGCCGAGATCGCGGTCCACGCGTCGCTCACGGGTCACTTGGTGCTGTCCACGCTGCACACCAACGACGCCCCGGGCGCCGTCACCCGCCTCGTGGAGATGGGCGTCGAGCGGTACAACATCACCACCTCGGTCATGGCGGTGCTCGCGCAGCGCCTGGTGCGGCGCCTGTGCCCGTACTGCCGGGTGCCCTACCGTCCCACCACCGACCACTTCCTCGAGCTGGGCCTCGAGATGGATCACCTGGACGAGACGCTGGCCGACCTGCGTCGCGCGGCCGCGAGCACCGTGCTGGGCAGCGACTCGGCGGGCGTGGCCAAGAGCAGCGCCGAGGGCGAGCTGCTCTTCTACCAGCCGTCCACCAACGGCTGTGAGAACTGCGGCCACAAGGGCTACCGCGGCCGCATCGGCATCTACGAGCTGATGATGCTCGACGACGAGGTGCGCAAGGTCATCCTCGACCCGGCGGCCGACTCGAAGGCCATCCAGCGCGCCGCGCGCCGCAACGGCATGCGCGTGCTGCGCGAAGACGGCGCGCGTCAGGTCATCGCCGGCATCACCAGCATCGAAGAGGTGCTCGCCGCCACTCAAGCCGGGGAGATGTAG